One region of Fragaria vesca subsp. vesca linkage group LG4, FraVesHawaii_1.0, whole genome shotgun sequence genomic DNA includes:
- the LOC101305938 gene encoding enzymatic polyprotein-like, whose translation MVMEVMQDEVVQPPLPDAIEVVELEPVEAEQEVELRAMGDGSSTSTMQLKGQILSKEVHVLIDSGASHNFVHPAALKTSMHKVVQIKPLRVRLASGAIMYTKGEVNLEIKLQQLTLKANFYVLPVSRCEVVMGASWLKTLGDIVWNFETMIMRFQLQGATYCLKGISTPQASLVSCKSMARLLKKEREAVLVKVQPLTTIEKKQDVHPDIQNVISQYPDVFAAPKSLPPSRAHDHRIELIPHTAPISVRPYRYPHFQKTEIEKIVQEMLESGVIRPSNNPFSSPMLLVKKKDGTWRLCVDYRALNAATVKDKYPIPVVDELIDEVHGSVIFTKLDLRAGYH comes from the coding sequence ATGGTCATGGAAGTAATGCAAGATGAAGTAGTACAACCACCATTACCTGACGCTATTGAAGTGGTGGAACTGGAACCTGTTGAAGCTGAACAAGAGGTTGAGTTAAGAGCCATGGGTGACGGAAGCTCTACTTCCACTATGCAGCTCAAGGGCCAGATCTTGAGCAAAGAAGTTCACGTGCTCATCGACTCAGGAGCTTCTCATAACTTTGTACACCCAGCAGCTCTCAAAACTTCAATGCACAAGGTGGTTCAAATTAAGCCCTTGAGAGTAAGGTTGGCTAGTGGAGCAATCATGTATACCAAGGGGGAGGTAAACCTAGAGATTAAGTTACAACAGCTAACCTTGAAAGCTAATTTCTATGTGCTACCAGTTTCAAGATGTGAAGTAGTAATGGGAGCAAGCTGGTTGAAAACGCTTGGTGACATAGTTTGGAATTTTGAAACTATGATCATGCGGTTCCAGCTACAAGGAGCGACATACTGTCTGAAGGGAATAAGCACACCACAAGCTTCACTTGTAAGCTGCAAGAGTATGGCCAGGTTGTTAAAAAAAGAGAGGGAAGCAGTGTTAGTGAAAGTGCAGCCCTTAACCACTATAGAGAAGAAGCAAGATGTGCACCCTGACATCCAAAACGTCATATCACAATATCCAGATGTTTTTGCTGCCCCAAAGTCTCTACCTCCTTCAAGAGCCCATGACCACCGAATTGAATTGATTCCACACACAGCTCCAATCAGTGTGCGTCCCTACCGGTATCCTCATTTCCAGAAAACAGAAATTGAAAAGATAGTGCAAGAAATGCTTGAGAGTGGAGTCATAAGACCAAGCAACAATCCATTCTCTTCCCCAATGTTACTAGTTAAGAAGAAGGATGGAACATGGAGGCTTTGTGTGGATTATAGGGCTCTAAATGCAGCTACAGTCAAAGACAAGTATCCCATACCGGTAGTAGATGAGTTAATAGATGAAGTTCATGGCTCAGTCATTTTCACAAAGTTGGATCTCAGAGCTGGTTATCACTAG